A stretch of the Tistrella bauzanensis genome encodes the following:
- a CDS encoding aldo/keto reductase, whose amino-acid sequence MPRRALGGGGPAIFPIGLGCMGMSEFYGPADQDEALATLAAACDLGIDMLDTADTYGIGANEELLGRFLAGLKPADRPLIATKFGIVRQSGSYERRIDNSPAYIRAACDASLRRLGVEVIDLYYCHRRDPAVPIEDVVGAMAALVQAGKVRMLGLSEVSADSLRRAHAVHPIAALQSEYSLWSRDPEATTLPVAAELGTAFVAYSPLGRAFLTATVKTADDLAEGDFRRANPRFQGAALDANLKLAQALAAFGAARGLTAAETALAWILARQPHVIPIPGTTRRHHLAGNAGAATLQLAAADVAALDEMFAPGAVAGARYPDAGFAGIEA is encoded by the coding sequence GTGCCGCGCCGCGCGCTCGGCGGAGGTGGCCCCGCCATCTTTCCCATCGGCCTCGGCTGCATGGGCATGTCGGAATTCTATGGCCCCGCCGACCAGGACGAGGCGCTGGCGACCCTGGCGGCCGCATGCGACCTTGGCATCGACATGCTCGACACGGCAGACACCTATGGCATCGGCGCCAATGAGGAACTGCTGGGGCGGTTCCTGGCCGGGCTCAAGCCCGCGGACCGGCCGCTGATCGCCACCAAATTCGGCATCGTGCGCCAATCGGGCAGCTATGAGCGGCGGATCGACAACAGCCCCGCCTATATCCGGGCCGCCTGCGATGCCTCGCTGCGCCGGCTGGGGGTGGAGGTGATCGACCTCTATTATTGCCACCGCCGCGACCCTGCCGTGCCGATCGAAGACGTGGTGGGCGCCATGGCCGCTCTGGTGCAGGCCGGCAAGGTCCGGATGCTGGGCCTGTCGGAAGTGAGCGCCGACAGCCTGCGCCGCGCCCATGCGGTGCACCCGATCGCAGCCCTTCAAAGCGAATATTCGCTGTGGAGCCGCGATCCCGAAGCGACCACCCTGCCGGTCGCGGCCGAACTGGGCACCGCCTTCGTCGCCTATTCGCCGCTGGGCCGCGCCTTCCTGACCGCCACGGTCAAGACCGCCGACGATCTGGCCGAGGGTGATTTCCGCCGCGCCAATCCGCGTTTCCAGGGTGCGGCACTCGATGCCAATCTGAAGCTGGCCCAGGCGCTGGCCGCGTTTGGCGCTGCCCGGGGCCTGACCGCCGCTGAAACCGCGCTCGCCTGGATCCTCGCCCGCCAGCCGCATGTGATCCCGATCCCCGGCACCACCCGCCGCCATCATCTGGCAGGCAATGCCGGTGCCGCGACCCTTCAGCTTGCCGCCGCAGACGTGGCGGCGCTGGACGAGATGTTCGCGCCCGGCGCCGTCGCCGGCGCCCGTTACCCTGACGCCGGCTTCGCGGGGATCGAGGCCTGA
- a CDS encoding LysR family transcriptional regulator, which produces MISAMIIDRTDLTAISAFAAVARHRSFRRAADELGVSSSALSHLLRGLEARLGVRLLNRTTRSVSPTEAGERLLARVAPALETIGEGLGEARAAAQRPGGRLRLNVAHPAAHTVLAPLFGAFRIACPDVHLEIVVDDGLVDVVADGFDAGIRLGERLAQDMVAVPLGPPVRSAVVVSPGHLARAGRPAVPGDLAGRDCIRYRFPSGRHYAWEFEKDGREVSVDVDGPMTLGDQFLILAAARAGIGFGYVFEAMAEADLAAGRLVRVLDDWCPPFPGFFLYHPTARAMPPALRAFIDLTRRGGRQRPG; this is translated from the coding sequence ATGATCTCAGCAATGATCATCGACCGCACCGACCTGACCGCCATCTCCGCCTTTGCCGCCGTCGCCCGCCATCGCAGCTTCCGGCGGGCAGCGGATGAACTTGGCGTGTCGTCTTCGGCACTCAGCCATCTGCTGCGCGGGTTGGAGGCGCGGCTGGGCGTGCGGCTGCTGAACCGGACCACCCGCAGCGTATCGCCGACCGAGGCCGGCGAACGGCTGCTGGCACGGGTGGCGCCGGCGCTGGAGACGATCGGCGAGGGGCTGGGTGAGGCGCGGGCTGCCGCACAGCGGCCGGGAGGACGGCTGCGGCTGAACGTGGCCCATCCGGCGGCGCATACCGTGCTGGCGCCCCTGTTCGGGGCATTCCGGATTGCCTGCCCCGATGTGCATCTTGAGATCGTGGTCGATGACGGGCTGGTCGATGTGGTGGCCGACGGCTTCGATGCCGGCATCCGGCTGGGTGAGCGGTTGGCTCAGGACATGGTGGCGGTGCCGCTGGGGCCGCCGGTACGCTCGGCGGTGGTGGTGTCGCCCGGTCATCTGGCCCGGGCGGGCCGGCCAGCCGTGCCGGGCGATCTGGCCGGCCGCGACTGCATCCGCTATCGCTTCCCATCGGGACGCCATTACGCCTGGGAGTTCGAAAAGGATGGCCGCGAGGTCAGCGTCGATGTCGACGGCCCGATGACCCTGGGCGACCAGTTCCTGATCCTGGCCGCCGCCCGCGCCGGCATCGGCTTCGGCTATGTCTTCGAGGCCATGGCCGAAGCCGACCTTGCCGCCGGCCGGCTGGTGCGGGTGCTCGACGACTGGTGCCCGCCCTTTCCCGGCTTCTTCCTGTACCACCCCACCGCGCGTGCGATGCCGCCGGCATTGCGGGCCTTCATCGATCTGACGCGACGGGGCGGCAGACAGCGGCCGGGCTGA